The window CTGGAACGTGATCACCTGGGGGCTGGGGATACCCTCCAGTTCGTCGCATGCGCTGATCGGCGGGTTACTGGGCGCGGGTCTCGCGAAAGCCGGATTGTCCGCCGCGGTGTGGGGCGGCCTGTCGAAGGCGCTGCTGGCGATCGTGCTGTCGCCGCTGGTGGGATTCTTGCTGGCGCTGGTGCTGGTGGCGATCGTGTCGTGGGCGTCGGTGCGCTCGACGCCGTTCGCGGTGGATCGCGCGTTCCGGATTCTGCAGTTCGTCTCGGCGTCGCTGTATTCGCTCGGCCATGGCGGCAATGACGCGCAGAAGACCATGGGCATCATCGCGGTGCTGTTGTATTCGCAGGGCTATCTCGGCACCGAGTTCTCGGTGCCGTTCTGGGTGGTGCTGGCGTGCCAGGCGGCGATGGCGCTGGGCACGCTGATGGGCGGCTGGCGCATCGTCCGCACCATGGGGCTGCGCATCACCAAGCTGACGCCGATGCAGGGCTTTTGCGCCGAGACCGGCGGCGCCGCGACGCTGTTCATGGCGACATTTTTGGGCGTTCCCGTCTCCACCACCCACACCATCACCGGCGCCATCGTCGGCGTCGGCGCCGCGCGCCGCGTCTCCGCGGTGCGCTGGAATGTGGCGAGTTCGATCGTCTATGCCTGGGTGATCACGATCCCGGCCGCGGCGATCGTCGCCGCAGCCACTTATTGGATCGTGAAGCTGCTGCATCTGAACTTTATCTGACGTCTCGGTCGTCATTGCGAGGAGCCACTTGGCGACGAAGCAATCCAGCCTTCCTTGCCTTGTGGCCTTCTGGATTGCTTCGCTGCGCTCGCAATGACGGGGAGGGGCCGGTGGCCAACCTCACGACGCCAGCTTCAGCCCGGCGATACCGGCGACGATCAGGCCGATGCAGGCGATCCGTGCGGTGCCGGCGGGGTCGCCGAACAGAACGATGCCGAGAATGGCGGTTCCAACCGCGCCGATGCCGGTCCACACCGCATAAGCGGTTCCCATCGGCAGCGATTTCAGCGCCAGAGCCAGCATGCCGACGCTGGCGG is drawn from Nitrobacteraceae bacterium AZCC 2146 and contains these coding sequences:
- a CDS encoding PiT family inorganic phosphate transporter (product_source=KO:K03306; cog=COG0306; ko=KO:K03306; pfam=PF01384; superfamily=53067; transmembrane_helix_parts=Outside_1_3,TMhelix_4_26,Inside_27_45,TMhelix_46_67,Outside_68_81,TMhelix_82_104,Inside_105_110,TMhelix_111_133,Outside_134_136,TMhelix_137_159,Inside_160_219,TMhelix_220_242,Outside_243_272,TMhelix_273_295,Inside_296_307,TMhelix_308_330,Outside_331_338), whose translation is MDATLALPVLIGLVAIALLFDFLNGLHDAANSIATIVSTRVLRPQYAVLWAAFFNFIAFLVFGLHVANTIGTGIIEPHVIDAAVIFAALMGAIVWNVITWGLGIPSSSSHALIGGLLGAGLAKAGLSAAVWGGLSKALLAIVLSPLVGFLLALVLVAIVSWASVRSTPFAVDRAFRILQFVSASLYSLGHGGNDAQKTMGIIAVLLYSQGYLGTEFSVPFWVVLACQAAMALGTLMGGWRIVRTMGLRITKLTPMQGFCAETGGAATLFMATFLGVPVSTTHTITGAIVGVGAARRVSAVRWNVASSIVYAWVITIPAAAIVAAATYWIVKLLHLNFI
- a CDS encoding quaternary ammonium compound-resistance protein SugE (product_source=KO:K11741; cog=COG2076; ko=KO:K11741; pfam=PF00893; superfamily=103481; transmembrane_helix_parts=Inside_1_1,TMhelix_2_19,Outside_20_28,TMhelix_29_50,Inside_51_56,TMhelix_57_79,Outside_80_83,TMhelix_84_103,Inside_104_104); the encoded protein is MAWLLLFVAGLLEVGWAVGLKYTEGFTRLVPSVLTLMSMTASVGMLALALKSLPMGTAYAVWTGIGAVGTAILGIVLFGDPAGTARIACIGLIVAGIAGLKLAS